From Nitratidesulfovibrio vulgaris str. Hildenborough, a single genomic window includes:
- a CDS encoding Mu-like prophage major head subunit gpT family protein — translation MRTGFNAAFQRGQNRAAPMWPTVATLIPSTAAQNTYGWLGQFPKLREWVGDRMFRHMQEHGYAITNKLYESTVGVARTAIEDDSLGVYTPLFEEMGYGASTHPDELVWGLLKNGHATNCFDGQSFFDTDHPVYPEVDGTGSPATVSNNLVPSTDAGTAWFLLDVSRPLKPIIFQERTKPQLQVITNPDSEHVFIKDEIPYGVRYRCNVGFGFWQMAVRSQHALDAAGFEAALLKLQTMKADGGRPLGLGTGGKAGLLLVVPPTLNGAARRVVGVSELPGGGTNPWYDAATVVASPWLA, via the coding sequence ATGCGCACCGGCTTCAACGCCGCGTTCCAGCGCGGCCAGAACCGCGCCGCGCCCATGTGGCCCACCGTGGCCACGCTGATACCCAGCACCGCCGCACAGAACACCTACGGCTGGCTTGGGCAGTTCCCCAAACTGCGCGAATGGGTGGGCGACCGTATGTTCCGCCACATGCAGGAACACGGCTATGCCATCACCAACAAGCTGTACGAGAGCACCGTGGGCGTGGCCCGTACCGCCATCGAGGACGACTCCCTCGGCGTCTACACCCCGCTGTTCGAGGAGATGGGCTACGGCGCGTCCACCCACCCCGACGAACTGGTGTGGGGCCTGCTGAAGAACGGGCACGCCACCAACTGCTTCGACGGCCAGTCCTTCTTCGACACCGACCACCCCGTGTACCCCGAAGTGGACGGCACCGGCAGCCCCGCCACGGTGAGCAACAACCTTGTGCCCTCCACCGACGCCGGAACCGCGTGGTTCCTGCTGGATGTCTCGCGCCCCCTGAAGCCCATCATCTTTCAGGAGCGCACCAAGCCGCAGTTGCAGGTCATCACCAACCCCGACAGCGAGCATGTCTTCATCAAGGACGAAATCCCCTACGGCGTGCGCTACCGCTGCAACGTGGGCTTCGGCTTCTGGCAGATGGCGGTGCGCAGCCAGCACGCGCTGGACGCCGCAGGCTTCGAGGCCGCGCTGCTGAAGCTTCAGACCATGAAGGCCGACGGCGGCCGCCCGCTGGGCCTCGGCACCGGCGGCAAGGCGGGCCTGCTGCTGGTGGTGCCGCCCACGCTGAACGGCGCGGCCCGGCGCGTGGTGGGCGTCTCTGAACTGCCGGGCGGCGGCACCAACCCGTGGTACGACGCGGCCACCGTGGTGGCCTCACCGTGGCTGGCCTAG
- a CDS encoding gp436 family protein, which translates to MPGTTYATPADMIAAFGLDEMIAVTDRTGTGQVDAAVALEALERASSEAESYLAARYPLPLATVPQALAYAVCDMARYRLTGGAAQETESIAERHRAAVAWLRDVAAGRAVLPGALPPAQGGGGVAIDAGHRHWMAAPEGGDA; encoded by the coding sequence ATGCCCGGCACCACCTATGCCACGCCTGCCGACATGATAGCGGCCTTCGGTCTGGACGAGATGATAGCCGTCACCGACCGCACCGGCACGGGGCAGGTGGATGCCGCCGTCGCGCTGGAGGCTCTTGAACGGGCCTCCAGCGAGGCGGAAAGCTACCTTGCGGCTCGCTATCCGTTGCCGCTGGCCACCGTGCCGCAGGCGCTGGCCTACGCGGTGTGCGACATGGCCCGCTACCGCCTCACGGGCGGGGCCGCGCAAGAGACCGAGAGCATAGCCGAACGCCACAGGGCCGCCGTGGCATGGTTGCGCGACGTGGCCGCAGGCCGGGCCGTGCTGCCCGGCGCACTGCCCCCCGCACAGGGCGGGGGTGGCGTGGCCATCGACGCCGGGCACCGCCACTGGATGGCAGCACCTGAAGGGGGCGACGCATGA
- a CDS encoding DUF1834 family protein, which produces MKASPIARIEDAIMRRLGEAKLPYLRTVATYGGELDGEVAQTIRRFPAVWVAFQGEREAEPVGTSRTVWHVPATWVVLVAAHNLRNEAATRRGDAMHVGTYQMLEDVRALLLGQDFEAWGLEMDPLRPGRVRSLFNGKLQSQGVSIYAQEWHTRYALHLPPTALGGVAAETAPGTVLPPLSGVGLRYHLQPDDGTPDAVDLVTLQQGRM; this is translated from the coding sequence ATGAAGGCCAGCCCCATCGCCCGCATCGAAGACGCCATCATGCGCCGCCTAGGCGAAGCCAAGCTGCCGTACCTGCGCACCGTCGCCACCTATGGCGGCGAACTGGACGGAGAGGTGGCGCAGACCATACGCCGCTTCCCCGCCGTATGGGTGGCCTTTCAGGGTGAACGCGAAGCGGAACCCGTGGGCACCTCGCGCACGGTCTGGCATGTGCCCGCGACATGGGTGGTGCTGGTGGCCGCCCACAACCTGCGCAACGAGGCGGCCACCCGCAGGGGCGACGCCATGCACGTGGGCACCTACCAGATGCTTGAAGACGTGCGCGCCCTGTTGCTGGGGCAGGACTTCGAGGCGTGGGGCCTTGAGATGGACCCGCTACGCCCCGGCCGCGTCCGCAGCCTGTTCAACGGCAAGCTCCAGTCCCAAGGCGTCAGCATCTACGCGCAGGAATGGCACACCCGCTACGCCCTGCACCTTCCGCCCACCGCCCTTGGTGGCGTCGCTGCCGAGACCGCCCCCGGCACGGTGCTGCCCCCGCTTTCCGGCGTGGGCCTGCGCTACCACCTGCAACCCGACGACGGCACACCCGATGCCGTGGACCTTGTGACCCTGCAACAGGGGAGGATGTGA
- a CDS encoding DUF2635 domain-containing protein has product MYVKAADGLRVPMEEHPRRYIEETPVHVPDTAYYRRRMADGDLIALPEPDSVNEEARRGKR; this is encoded by the coding sequence ATGTACGTCAAAGCCGCAGACGGCCTCCGGGTGCCCATGGAAGAGCACCCGCGCCGCTACATCGAAGAGACCCCGGTGCATGTGCCGGATACGGCCTACTACCGTCGCCGCATGGCGGACGGGGATTTGATCGCCTTACCCGAACCCGACAGCGTTAACGAGGAGGCCCGCCGTGGGAAGCGCTAA
- a CDS encoding phage tail sheath C-terminal domain-containing protein, translating to MGSANVSFDTVPASVRKPGKYLEFNTRLAVRTLPANAQRVLIVAQALPGASQPVLQPVDVFSDVEARALFGEGSVAHLMARAAIVANPYISLAVMGVADDAAGVAASGSVAVGGTAVSSGVLSVQVGTAMVRVAVAKDDAAAAIATALAAAFAATRDLPVTAGAQAGTVTLTARNKGTLANAIPLAAHSTAQGITVTLTPMSGGQADPDIKPALAAVYNAGHHVIISPYGSQEALTALRDHLDGVSHAMEQRGAVGVYSTTGTLAQGTTLAGQVNAGRITGGLLPGTASLPCEVAAAYGAVIASEEDPARPLNTLPLKGIAPPPVAVRLGRMEQETALHNGVTPLEVGPGDVVQIVRAVTTYTRDPQGIEDVALLDLTTIRTLDYVRRAVRDRISLRFPREKLSERTPPKVRSEILDVLLKLEELEVVEAVQANLPALIVERDGQDPNRLNAKIPVDVVNGLHVFAGRIDLLL from the coding sequence GTGGGAAGCGCTAACGTCTCGTTCGACACCGTGCCCGCGTCCGTCCGCAAGCCGGGCAAGTACCTTGAATTCAACACCCGCCTTGCCGTGCGCACCTTGCCCGCCAACGCCCAGCGGGTGCTCATCGTGGCGCAGGCCCTGCCCGGTGCCAGCCAGCCCGTGTTGCAGCCGGTGGACGTGTTCTCCGATGTGGAGGCCCGCGCCCTCTTCGGTGAAGGCAGCGTGGCGCACCTGATGGCCCGTGCCGCCATCGTGGCCAATCCCTACATCTCCCTCGCCGTCATGGGCGTGGCGGACGACGCGGCAGGCGTGGCCGCATCCGGCAGTGTGGCCGTGGGCGGCACCGCCGTGAGTTCGGGCGTGCTCTCCGTGCAGGTGGGCACGGCCATGGTGCGCGTGGCCGTGGCGAAGGACGATGCCGCAGCCGCCATAGCCACGGCCTTGGCCGCCGCCTTCGCCGCCACGCGCGACCTGCCCGTCACCGCCGGGGCACAGGCCGGGACGGTGACGCTGACCGCCCGCAACAAGGGCACGCTGGCCAACGCCATCCCGCTTGCTGCGCACAGCACCGCGCAGGGCATCACGGTGACGCTGACCCCCATGAGCGGCGGGCAGGCCGACCCCGACATCAAGCCCGCGCTGGCCGCCGTCTACAATGCCGGGCATCACGTCATCATCAGCCCCTACGGTTCGCAAGAGGCCCTCACCGCCTTGCGCGACCATCTGGACGGCGTCTCGCACGCCATGGAACAGCGCGGGGCCGTGGGCGTGTACTCCACCACCGGCACGCTGGCGCAGGGCACCACCCTCGCCGGGCAGGTGAACGCCGGGCGCATCACCGGCGGACTGTTGCCGGGCACGGCCAGTCTGCCGTGCGAAGTGGCCGCCGCTTACGGGGCCGTCATCGCCAGCGAAGAAGACCCGGCCCGCCCGCTGAACACCTTGCCGCTCAAGGGCATCGCCCCGCCCCCCGTCGCGGTGCGCCTTGGCCGCATGGAGCAGGAGACGGCCCTGCACAACGGCGTCACCCCGCTGGAAGTGGGGCCGGGCGACGTGGTGCAGATAGTGCGCGCCGTCACCACCTACACCCGCGACCCGCAGGGCATTGAAGACGTGGCCCTGCTGGACCTGACCACCATCCGCACGCTGGACTATGTGCGCCGCGCCGTGCGCGACCGCATCAGCCTGCGCTTCCCGCGCGAGAAGCTTTCGGAACGCACGCCCCCCAAGGTGCGTAGCGAGATTCTCGACGTGCTGCTGAAGCTTGAAGAACTGGAAGTGGTGGAGGCGGTGCAGGCCAACCTTCCCGCACTCATCGTGGAACGCGATGGCCAAGACCCCAACCGGCTGAACGCCAAGATACCGGTCGACGTGGTGAACGGGCTGCATGTGTTTGCGGGCCGCATCGACCTGCTTCTATAA
- a CDS encoding phage tail tape measure protein, with protein sequence MGDMALQLRLQLRDQMGARATRALEDVRRAAGGASTAASALGRNTAALGRVNFNGMVQGLKRVEQAATAAMRGLKRMGGTASEVMKAAGGVGAGAMAGGYVAGRALAPAISYESKLASMANVAFNDRDAAGRMAGMKELDAAVKRATDVGGGSREQAADALNTMLAMGMKSDTATNLLPQLQKAATASGADVNELAQVVMKGMEQGFFTEAQVGEAIDKAVKAGEAGQFELKDMARWLPQIMANAKGMKGMAGYEAILASLQGVSVVTGTNDQAGNALFNLLGKVTSADTALDFKKQGIDLHGTLAKATANGQLPLDAFVELVERQVVGKDKRFQSIKAQMATAKDGEKMALMEQAADLLQGSAIGKVVQDREASLALAAMLTQKQRIAEVKGQLGEAHGAVDTSFAVMSNTSDFKLQQAKNEVESARSRMLADVKPALDGAVAGATGLASQFPKLTTVAMEASTAIGVMAAAAAAYGGAGVLMGRGGAGGVGRPRDEHGRFIKPEAGAAGSATGRAGAFKAGAKAGGLLALAGAGVNAVMTESSDMSRAEKNAAHMGTAGGAVGTMAGTAVGAALGSVVPVVGTAIGGVLGGMAGGWLGDMLGQKLGDLIFKDESTVRVESVVQVDGRELARAVNEVNGRDAARR encoded by the coding sequence ATGGGAGACATGGCCCTGCAACTGCGCCTGCAACTGCGCGACCAGATGGGCGCACGGGCCACCCGCGCCCTTGAGGACGTGCGCCGGGCCGCCGGGGGAGCCTCCACGGCGGCCTCGGCCCTCGGCCGTAACACGGCAGCCCTTGGCCGGGTCAACTTCAACGGCATGGTGCAGGGGCTGAAGCGCGTGGAACAGGCGGCCACCGCTGCCATGCGTGGCCTGAAGCGCATGGGCGGCACGGCCTCCGAGGTCATGAAGGCGGCCGGTGGCGTCGGGGCCGGTGCCATGGCGGGCGGCTACGTCGCAGGCCGCGCCTTGGCCCCGGCCATAAGCTACGAATCGAAACTGGCCAGCATGGCCAACGTGGCCTTCAACGACCGGGACGCCGCCGGGCGCATGGCGGGCATGAAGGAACTGGACGCCGCCGTGAAGCGCGCCACCGACGTGGGCGGCGGTTCGCGCGAACAGGCCGCCGATGCCCTGAACACCATGCTGGCCATGGGCATGAAGTCCGACACGGCCACGAACCTTCTGCCGCAGTTGCAGAAGGCCGCCACCGCCTCCGGTGCGGACGTGAACGAGCTGGCCCAAGTGGTGATGAAGGGCATGGAACAGGGCTTCTTCACCGAGGCGCAGGTGGGCGAGGCCATCGACAAGGCGGTGAAGGCGGGCGAGGCCGGACAGTTCGAACTGAAGGACATGGCCCGCTGGCTGCCGCAAATCATGGCCAACGCCAAGGGCATGAAGGGCATGGCGGGTTACGAGGCCATCCTCGCCTCGTTGCAGGGCGTCTCCGTCGTCACCGGCACCAACGACCAGGCAGGCAACGCCCTGTTCAACCTGCTTGGCAAGGTCACCAGTGCCGACACCGCACTGGACTTCAAGAAGCAGGGCATCGACCTGCACGGCACGCTGGCCAAGGCCACCGCCAACGGCCAGTTGCCGCTGGATGCCTTCGTGGAACTGGTCGAACGGCAGGTGGTGGGCAAGGACAAGCGCTTCCAGTCCATCAAGGCGCAGATGGCCACGGCCAAGGACGGCGAGAAGATGGCCCTCATGGAACAGGCGGCCGACCTGTTGCAGGGTTCCGCCATAGGCAAGGTGGTGCAGGACCGCGAGGCGTCGCTGGCCCTCGCCGCCATGCTGACGCAGAAGCAGCGCATCGCCGAGGTCAAGGGCCAGCTTGGCGAAGCCCACGGCGCGGTGGATACCTCCTTCGCCGTCATGTCGAACACGTCCGACTTCAAGCTACAGCAGGCGAAGAACGAGGTGGAGTCAGCCCGCTCGCGGATGCTGGCAGACGTGAAGCCCGCACTGGACGGGGCCGTGGCCGGGGCCACCGGCCTTGCCAGCCAGTTCCCCAAGCTGACCACCGTGGCGATGGAAGCCTCTACCGCCATAGGTGTCATGGCGGCGGCCGCTGCCGCCTATGGCGGGGCGGGTGTGCTCATGGGGCGCGGCGGGGCTGGTGGCGTGGGCAGGCCCCGCGATGAACACGGCCGGTTCATCAAGCCCGAAGCGGGCGCGGCAGGTTCCGCCACCGGACGCGCGGGCGCGTTCAAGGCCGGGGCGAAGGCTGGCGGCCTGCTGGCCTTGGCCGGGGCGGGGGTGAACGCCGTCATGACCGAATCCAGCGACATGAGCCGGGCCGAGAAGAACGCGGCCCACATGGGCACGGCAGGCGGTGCAGTGGGCACGATGGCGGGCACCGCCGTGGGCGCGGCGCTGGGGTCCGTTGTCCCCGTGGTGGGCACGGCCATTGGCGGTGTGCTGGGGGGCATGGCGGGTGGCTGGCTTGGCGACATGCTGGGCCAGAAGCTTGGCGACCTCATCTTCAAGGACGAATCCACCGTGCGCGTCGAGAGCGTGGTGCAGGTGGACGGCCGCGAACTGGCCCGCGCCGTGAATGAGGTGAATGGGCGCGACGCCGCACGTCGTTAA
- a CDS encoding DNA circularization protein yields MSWKDDLLDASFRGARFEVVRTRDHGERALVEHEYPYRTGAEIEDMGRKARRISITAVFYGPHYAAGLAALLEALEKPGKGELIHPVFGSVTVCAGPYDVTHDAEQPDHAEVTLEFVEAEPDNPFLAAGGRRATAQDAGLRVEDATARGKESSGRSFARWLESTAKGYSLAERVCVLDTLHQGLDDYDATHGALRASVSYLDFPTAYLADLDAAQDMAAGPFRPVQGFGNWQRLSQTFQGRSLTGGRGRAYPVGTSAYAGAVLTGPASGLAEPSPVVPGDEAPRPGRPAPVADLSSAQGAATAHAAAHAEVAQTALLAGEAATLLEAETETPTLTPHEVEAVVGNVRDRLQDAMDASRAVLPPHESHPVVEALRDAALAVQQLGALVLAARPPLVRYAVPWPCNLHLLAHRLYGDHRRAAELARLNPALRNPNFIAQGQELLIHAQ; encoded by the coding sequence ATGTCATGGAAGGACGACCTGCTGGACGCCAGCTTCAGGGGTGCCCGTTTCGAGGTGGTACGCACCCGCGACCACGGCGAACGCGCCCTCGTGGAACACGAATACCCCTACCGCACCGGGGCAGAGATAGAAGACATGGGCCGCAAGGCCCGGCGCATCAGCATCACGGCGGTCTTCTACGGCCCGCACTACGCGGCCGGGCTTGCAGCCCTGCTTGAGGCACTTGAGAAGCCCGGCAAGGGCGAACTCATCCACCCCGTCTTCGGTTCCGTCACCGTATGCGCCGGGCCGTATGACGTGACCCACGACGCGGAACAGCCCGACCACGCCGAAGTCACGCTCGAATTCGTCGAAGCCGAACCCGACAACCCCTTCCTTGCCGCCGGGGGCCGCCGTGCCACCGCGCAGGACGCGGGCCTGCGCGTGGAAGACGCCACCGCGCGTGGCAAGGAATCCAGCGGCCGCAGCTTCGCCCGCTGGCTTGAGAGCACCGCCAAGGGCTACAGCCTTGCCGAACGTGTGTGCGTGCTGGATACGCTGCATCAGGGGCTGGACGACTACGACGCAACCCACGGCGCACTGCGGGCGTCGGTCAGCTATCTGGACTTCCCCACCGCCTACCTTGCAGACCTCGACGCCGCGCAGGACATGGCCGCCGGGCCGTTCCGCCCCGTGCAGGGCTTCGGCAACTGGCAACGCCTGTCGCAGACCTTCCAAGGCCGCAGCCTCACGGGTGGACGCGGGCGGGCCTACCCCGTGGGCACCAGCGCCTACGCGGGGGCCGTGCTCACCGGCCCGGCATCCGGCCTTGCCGAGCCTTCGCCCGTGGTGCCCGGTGACGAGGCCCCCCGGCCCGGGCGTCCTGCCCCGGTAGCCGACCTCTCCAGCGCACAGGGTGCCGCCACGGCCCATGCCGCCGCTCACGCCGAAGTGGCCCAGACGGCGCTCTTGGCGGGCGAGGCCGCCACCCTGCTTGAAGCGGAGACCGAGACCCCCACGCTGACCCCGCACGAGGTCGAAGCCGTGGTGGGCAACGTGCGCGACCGCCTGCAAGACGCCATGGACGCCAGCCGCGCCGTGCTGCCGCCCCACGAATCGCACCCCGTGGTGGAGGCCCTGCGCGATGCCGCCCTTGCAGTGCAGCAGCTTGGGGCCTTGGTGCTGGCGGCCCGTCCGCCCTTGGTGCGGTACGCCGTGCCGTGGCCCTGCAACCTGCACCTTCTGGCGCACCGCCTGTACGGCGACCATCGCCGCGCCGCCGAACTGGCCCGGCTGAACCCGGCCCTGCGCAATCCCAACTTCATCGCCCAAGGACAGGAGTTGCTCATCCATGCCCAGTGA
- a CDS encoding phage baseplate assembly protein yields the protein MPSDRRPDETMPAGDARQAVTLMVGGREHRDWTSYEVDSDLMTPADAWRVTLGIPADAVPATVRPWEPVQLAVGGEVVLSGRIDRVERTIRKGELSLAISGRDGAAVLVDCSAPIFTSRQVSVAEAVAHIVRPLGIARVRVAPGAGHATGHTAGHEKVAIEPGMTAWDALQQVAEANGMWPWFTPDGTLVVGGPDYTAPPVGGLVLRMDGTQNNVLALSVRDGVEERFSEVTVLGQSHGTEDAEGANALRAIARDTTAQWHRPRVVVEAECDTADMARRRARKLLADGRLAAFEMRATVRGHRASGPTGDGVLWQPGQRVRVLSEPHGIDGVFFLTRRTFMGGRDRGQVTELTLKEDGVWLPDVGKRRKRKKQDGETAMEVVDL from the coding sequence ATGCCCAGTGACCGCAGGCCCGACGAGACCATGCCCGCAGGCGACGCACGGCAGGCCGTCACCCTCATGGTGGGCGGACGCGAGCACCGCGACTGGACGAGCTATGAAGTGGACAGCGACCTCATGACCCCGGCGGACGCATGGCGCGTCACGCTTGGCATCCCCGCCGACGCCGTTCCGGCCACGGTGCGCCCGTGGGAGCCGGTGCAACTGGCCGTGGGCGGCGAGGTGGTGCTTTCGGGCCGCATCGACAGGGTGGAACGCACCATCCGCAAGGGTGAGCTTTCCCTTGCCATCAGCGGGCGCGACGGGGCCGCCGTCTTGGTGGACTGTTCCGCGCCCATCTTCACCTCACGGCAGGTGAGCGTGGCAGAGGCCGTGGCGCACATCGTGCGGCCCTTGGGCATTGCGCGGGTGCGCGTGGCCCCCGGTGCCGGACATGCGACCGGGCACACTGCCGGGCACGAGAAGGTGGCCATCGAACCGGGCATGACCGCATGGGACGCCCTGCAACAGGTGGCAGAGGCCAACGGCATGTGGCCGTGGTTCACCCCTGACGGCACCTTGGTGGTGGGAGGCCCCGACTACACCGCGCCCCCCGTGGGCGGCCTCGTGCTGCGCATGGACGGCACGCAGAACAACGTGCTGGCCCTCTCCGTGCGCGACGGCGTGGAAGAACGCTTCTCCGAGGTGACGGTGCTTGGCCAGAGTCACGGCACCGAAGACGCCGAAGGGGCCAACGCCCTGCGCGCCATAGCCCGCGACACCACGGCGCAGTGGCACCGCCCCCGCGTTGTGGTAGAGGCGGAATGCGACACCGCCGACATGGCCCGCCGCCGGGCACGCAAGCTGCTTGCCGACGGCAGACTGGCCGCCTTCGAGATGCGGGCCACCGTGCGCGGGCACCGGGCCAGCGGCCCCACGGGCGATGGCGTGCTGTGGCAACCCGGCCAGCGGGTGCGGGTGCTGTCAGAACCGCACGGCATCGACGGCGTGTTCTTCCTCACCCGGCGCACGTTCATGGGCGGCCGCGACCGGGGGCAGGTGACGGAACTGACGCTGAAGGAGGACGGCGTGTGGCTGCCCGACGTGGGCAAGCGCCGCAAGCGCAAGAAGCAAGATGGCGAGACAGCCATGGAGGTGGTCGACCTATGA
- a CDS encoding phage baseplate assembly protein V, which produces MMQQVNRAIARTLATIRQAFRARLTGLDTTPGVQLAQAGGLAGEQVQASELFQHFGFTSAPPEGTQCIVLPLGGKTAHSVVVATENGAYRVQALQGGEVCIYNQWGAKITLKKEKIVEVDCDHFRVAAKESITMDTKRWQATATEGTAFTSPSVAIGGMGGLKAQARLDADLQTTGDVTSQGDHVAGGISLRHHRHPGDSGGTTGESL; this is translated from the coding sequence ATGATGCAGCAGGTGAACCGGGCCATAGCCCGGACGTTGGCCACCATCCGGCAGGCGTTCCGCGCCCGCCTCACCGGGCTGGACACCACGCCCGGCGTCCAGTTGGCGCAGGCCGGGGGGCTGGCAGGCGAACAGGTGCAGGCGTCCGAACTGTTCCAGCACTTCGGCTTCACCTCCGCCCCGCCCGAAGGCACCCAGTGCATCGTCCTGCCCCTAGGCGGCAAGACGGCCCATAGCGTGGTGGTGGCCACAGAGAACGGGGCCTACCGGGTGCAGGCCCTGCAAGGCGGCGAGGTGTGCATCTATAACCAGTGGGGCGCGAAGATAACCCTGAAGAAGGAGAAGATTGTGGAGGTGGATTGCGACCACTTCCGGGTGGCCGCCAAGGAATCCATCACGATGGACACCAAGCGCTGGCAGGCCACCGCCACCGAGGGCACCGCCTTCACCTCGCCTTCGGTTGCCATTGGCGGCATGGGCGGGCTGAAGGCACAGGCAAGACTCGACGCCGACCTGCAAACGACAGGCGACGTGACCTCACAGGGAGACCACGTCGCCGGGGGCATCAGCTTGCGTCATCACCGCCATCCGGGGGATTCGGGCGGGACGACTGGAGAATCTTTATAA
- a CDS encoding phage GP46 family protein, with product MGTDAAIDTLRGDYTGERIASLANAVYLRLMTPLGSWWGDTALGSRLHELAREKDVPRIRRLAAQYAEQALAPLLTDGRARAVTVTAAQPHDGRCILHVTVTDATGQQQTYTHPVRVA from the coding sequence ATGGGAACCGACGCAGCCATAGACACCTTACGGGGAGACTATACGGGCGAACGCATCGCCAGTCTAGCCAACGCCGTCTATCTTCGCCTCATGACGCCCCTTGGTTCATGGTGGGGCGACACCGCCTTGGGGTCGCGCCTGCATGAACTGGCGCGAGAGAAAGACGTGCCCCGCATCCGCCGCCTTGCCGCACAGTACGCGGAACAGGCCCTTGCCCCGCTTCTCACGGACGGACGCGCCCGCGCCGTCACTGTCACCGCAGCCCAGCCGCACGACGGCCGCTGCATCCTGCATGTCACCGTCACAGACGCCACGGGCCAGCAACAGACCTACACGCATCCGGTGCGTGTGGCCTAG
- a CDS encoding baseplate J/gp47 family protein, which produces MPYIIPTFEEIRAAILRDVKNLLPDADTGPDSDAFIRASSTASAVYGLYQHQLWMARQILPDTADTAYLESHAALRGITRKPATKATGTLTLTGTPGAAVPAGTEARHIATGATFRTTATVTLAENGTASAPCEASVAGAMPDYTAETVLLTAPPPGVQSTASLALTGGTDTETDAELLERLLFHFRNPPGGGNRYDYKRWALEVPGVTGAWVYPLRRGLGTVDVAVLSAGGLPTPELLAAAQARIDERRPVACKDARVLAPTPLAVDVRVRVRLAGTTLPVVTTQVREALAAHFGGYEPGGQVVRSRLEAIISGIPGVADRDLTAPSANVQAVVDASRVEWPRLGTVTVEAM; this is translated from the coding sequence ATGCCGTACATCATCCCCACCTTCGAGGAGATACGCGCCGCCATCTTGCGCGACGTGAAGAACCTGCTGCCCGATGCCGACACAGGCCCGGACAGCGACGCCTTCATCCGCGCATCCAGCACGGCCTCTGCCGTCTATGGCCTGTATCAGCACCAGCTATGGATGGCCCGCCAGATTCTGCCCGACACGGCAGACACCGCCTACCTCGAATCCCACGCGGCCCTGCGCGGCATCACCCGCAAGCCCGCCACCAAGGCCACGGGCACCCTCACCCTGACGGGAACGCCGGGCGCGGCGGTGCCTGCGGGCACAGAGGCGCGGCACATTGCCACCGGGGCCACCTTCCGCACCACGGCCACCGTGACACTGGCCGAGAACGGCACGGCCAGCGCGCCGTGCGAGGCCTCCGTGGCAGGGGCCATGCCGGACTACACGGCAGAGACCGTGCTTTTAACGGCACCGCCGCCCGGCGTGCAGTCCACCGCAAGCCTTGCCCTCACGGGCGGCACCGACACGGAGACAGACGCCGAACTGCTGGAACGCCTGCTGTTCCACTTCCGCAACCCGCCCGGCGGCGGCAACCGTTACGACTACAAGCGGTGGGCCTTGGAGGTGCCGGGCGTCACCGGGGCATGGGTCTACCCCCTGCGCCGGGGCTTGGGCACCGTAGACGTGGCCGTGCTTTCGGCGGGCGGCCTGCCCACACCGGAACTTCTGGCGGCGGCACAGGCCCGCATCGACGAACGTCGGCCCGTGGCCTGCAAAGACGCGCGGGTGCTTGCGCCCACCCCCTTGGCGGTGGACGTGCGCGTGCGGGTGCGCCTTGCGGGCACCACGTTGCCCGTGGTCACCACACAGGTGCGCGAGGCGCTGGCCGCACACTTCGGCGGCTATGAACCGGGCGGGCAGGTGGTGCGTTCGCGGCTTGAGGCCATCATCTCCGGCATCCCCGGCGTGGCAGACCGCGACCTGACGGCCCCGTCCGCCAACGTGCAGGCCGTGGTGGACGCCTCCCGCGTGGAATGGCCGCGCCTTGGCACCGTCACCGTGGAGGCCATGTGA